DNA from bacterium:
CCGATTCTCATATTGACTGAAGCGCGAACATCAATGTCGGGAAAGTTCTCTTTCACTGTTCTGGCAATCATAAGAGATGTGGTCGTAACTATATCAATGCCTGTAGATTCCTTCAGGTGAGAGATAACTGAGCATACGAGGTTTTTGAGATGCTCTGATAAGCTGTATTGACCATAGCAGTTGGCATTTAAAAGCAGGTCCAGCTTTATACCCATTTCCTTGAATTTTTTTAATTCCTCTTCAAGTTTACGCTGGCCGTCCCAGTCCACAAATCCATCCCGCATTGTCATAGGAGAACGGCCGCTGGGCATATCAAGCCAGGGAAAATAGACTTCTGAGATATGTTCTCTAAAATCCCTGACAATGTCTACAAGGGATTCCTCGTCTTGTTCAGGAAGTTGATATCCTACAGCAAATTTCATTTTCACAGTCTCCAGGGTTTTCTTTTACGGAATGGTTCTTTAAACTTATTCTTGAGCTTACCCTGTTTCTCCAGGTGAATCATACATGCCCGGATACAGCCCGCTGCGCCTTCAAGTGCCCTGGCGTATACATACATCGGACGAAGTTTGTATTTTTCGGCTTTGTTCCCATCTCGCGTAAATCCTTCCTTATCCTCAGGTGTAACCATAAATGGGTTTGCTTTCCTGCTCCCGCCACAAAAACCAACACCACATTTTCTCATATCTATATCTCCCCATTCCAGTTCTCTTCCTGCTACAGTAATCCTCACAGTTTTATGTTTTGGTATTGCTCCTACTGTGCACGCTTTGACACAATCCATGCATCTGTCACAGAGTTTTCCTTCAAATAATGGGTCAGGATCTAAAGGCGCGTCTGTGATAATAGCAGCGAGTCTTTGCCTTGGCCCGAACTCAGGAGATAGAAACATCTTACTGTAACCTATTTCACCGAGGCCTGCACAGAATGCCGCAATTCTCATCTGAAGGAAAACATTAGGCGCAGGTTTTTCCGGTGAAACAGGCCTGCTTTGGTTCGGGTTTATCTTGCCTATTTTTTCTGGATAAAAACCACTTGAATATGTATTTGTCCACGCAAAATTATTTGGTATTGGAACTGCCTCATACCCTTCATCCTCGATTATTTTGCTCACATTCCAGAGTACTAGAGGCTGATATATATGATTTATCCCGGCATAACCCATTGCAGAATATGCAGTAAAAAACGTTCCTTCTTCTGTGCCTCTAAAAACACCCCTGAAATGGCGAAATCCCATGACGATCATTGTTTTTCCATCAGGAAAGATATATCTTGGGTCCATCTGTTTCGGTGCGCCTTCAAATCTGTCCATAGATGCAATCCCCACAATATCAGCTCCACAACTCTTAGCATATTTCTTTATTTTTTCTGCTGTTAACATGATACTCCTCCAAAACAGTTATTCGTCTACCTCAATTTCCTTCTTTTCCTCTTCTTTTTTTACTTTTGATTCCAGATCCCAATCTGCTTTCCATGGTTTTCCTTTGCGGAAAGGTGTTTTGAAAACATTCTTGAGTTTACCTTTCTGCTCCAGATGAATCATGCAGGCAATCTGGCAACCCCTCATTCCTCCAAGCCCCCTGCCATACCAGTGTACGGGTGAAAGTTTATACTTCATGGATTCAGTATATGGCTGCTGGTTAAACCCTTCCTTATCTTCAGGTGTAACCATAAATGGGTTATATTCCTTAACTCCGCCATGAAAAGCAACACTACACTTTTTAAAATCCAGTTTTGCCCATTCTATGTCTTTTCCTGCCACCCTGATTTTGACTTTTTGAGTCTCTGATATGGCATTTGCCGGACATTCCTTGACACAAGCCATGCACATATCACAAAGCTTTCCTTTAAATAGTGGGTCAGGATCTAAGGGTGCGTCTGTAATAATGGCAGCAAGCATCTGTCTTGGTCCAAACTCAGGACTCAGGAACATTCCACTGTAACCTATTTCCCCTAATCCGGCGCAGACTCCAGCGATCTTCAATTGAAAGAAGATGTCAGGAGCAGGCTTTTCAGGAGAAACGGGCTTGCTCCATTTACCGTCTGTCTTTCCGAACGCGGATGGATTTACGTTTATAAATTCCTGCCCGATGTTATCAGGGTCAAGGTTGTCTATATTGCTCCATGGGAAATTGTCCGGTATAGGCACTGCCTCATATCCCTCATTTTCAAGCAATTTAGTGAAATTCCAGAGAGTTACAGGTGCAAATACCCAGCGTGTTCCCTCGTAACCCATAAATGAATATGGATTGAAAAATGTTCCCTCTTCAATGCCGCGAAACACACCCCTGAAGATGCGGAAGCCAATAACTATCATTGATTTTGCGTCTGGAAAGATGTATCTCGGGTCCATTTGTTTTGGAAGACCCTCAAACCTATCCATAGAGGTGATTCCTACTAAGTCCGCTCCACACTTCCTGGCACATTTCTTAACATCATTTTTGGTTAACATGATACCTGCCCCCCTATATTAATTAATATTTTTTCGACAATTCCTTTGCTGCCTGCACGATACATCTTCTGAAATTCTGTCTTTTTTTCCCTTTCAGTTCTTTATTCGGAATACTGCCGCCGAGTGCGGCCGCAATTTCATTATCTGGTCTGATAATAGGCGCTGCTACAGGATAAATGCCATCAGAACAAGACCATGGAGCAGAATAACCCTTCTGGCGGATTACTTCAAGAGCTTTGTCAAGACGCTCAGGTGTTTTCCATAAATGAGCTCCAAATTCCCAGAATGGATAGCGCTTACGATAAGCAATCCTCTCTTCCTCAGTCCAGAATGCCTGAAAGAGTAAGGCTGAAGCAGTACCATAAGCATGAAAGATTTTAGCACGCGGTTGTTCTATGATTCTTGGTCTTTCCGGGCTTATACGCAGGCTCAGCATTATCTCGCCACTTACAACCTCTGATAAGACAAAACAAGCACTACTATACTGTTTAGAAAGCTGTTTCAGAACCTTTGATGAACGATTCAATAACGAATGATGAGAATAGGTGTTTGAGAGTTCTATTACAGCAGACCCAAGCTGGTATCTTGTAGGGCGTTTTGTCTTTTTGAGAAACTGTCTGGAAGTCAGGGTACGGACAAGATTGTAAGCAGTGGACGATTTCAGGTCAAGAGCATCAGCCAGCTGCTGAATAGTTACCACTCCGTCGTCAGAACGGCTTATAAACTGTAAAATATCAAGACTTCGTAGTAAAGATTGTACTAGTTCGCTATGTGCCATAATTTACTCATCTATTCATCATAGATGAAAATTTATTTTGAATAGATAAATTATATTATGTTTCTGAATTCTTGTCAAGAAAAAAATGAATTTTGTCAAACCAAAATAAAAATATCTTCACAATTATTTACTTTTCGTAGGATATGCTTTATACTGAATCCGATATGTTTACAAAGGGAGGATAGAAAACAATGTGGTTTTTTGGGAGAAAGCGGAAGGACTTAGATACGGAAGACAAGCAGATAACCCTTATGGATCAGGAAAAAGAATATGTTTCCTTACTTCGGCAGGAGATGGATGAAGGAGCGGTCAAAAAATTGAGCTCTGACGTGAATGATACGATTAAACGTGCTGCTAAGGATGATTTGAAGCAGTTAAAACTTCTGGAGAAGGGTCGTTGTCCTGAGTGTGGCTGGAAAACAGAACAGTTTCTTTACACCAGTATTTGTAATCACTGTGGCTGGTCAAAACGGATCACTCCCGAGGTAGGAAAGGTAATTATTCATCTTGATGACAAACGGAAGATTGAGTGTGATAAATCCTTTGAGGTAAATGAGGGGGTAATTTTGTGTCTGCAGGGCGATGTCATTACTCACGAGATAATGCGCAAGGCTCTTGCCTATATAGAGTATGTATGGACTGAAGAAGAACTTGGAAAAATACGCCGAAAAAGAATGGAAGAACTTCATTCCTTGTGTAATTGGTGTTTTAAACCCATTCAGGATCAAGATAAGATGGTGACTCACTATGTTGCTATTGGTGTTGATCAGGAACGTTTTTCTTTCTGCTCAGAAGCCTGTGCTGTTTCATTTGAAAAACAATATCCGTCTCGGGTTCATAGAAATTGTTACACACAGGATTGCAATGACTGCGATAATTGCGATTGCAGGAAGAAATACGATACAACCAAAGAGCAA
Protein-coding regions in this window:
- a CDS encoding helix-turn-helix domain-containing protein, encoding MAHSELVQSLLRSLDILQFISRSDDGVVTIQQLADALDLKSSTAYNLVRTLTSRQFLKKTKRPTRYQLGSAVIELSNTYSHHSLLNRSSKVLKQLSKQYSSACFVLSEVVSGEIMLSLRISPERPRIIEQPRAKIFHAYGTASALLFQAFWTEEERIAYRKRYPFWEFGAHLWKTPERLDKALEVIRQKGYSAPWSCSDGIYPVAAPIIRPDNEIAAALGGSIPNKELKGKKRQNFRRCIVQAAKELSKKY